Proteins from a genomic interval of Deltaproteobacteria bacterium:
- a CDS encoding ATP-dependent Clp protease proteolytic subunit, giving the protein MVNRNLLNPLGLVCFLWLAAVLPGLAEMSAVEPPATDPESAGPAAIQLPPVENPLFPQAAQWTKVRQIKVHGEISLSTSAYVKRAIQLAEKEKANAFLIDLETFGGRVDAAIQIRDLLVRSKIPTAVYVNPRAISAGALISLASDRIVMAPGGTIGAAAPIQMAPGGGEAKPVGEKYVSYFRQEMRATAELKGRNGDIAEAMVDAEKVVEGLNEKGKLVTLTTEQAIKWKMADAVASSPEEFYRQLGMRDASVPKEIETTWSEGLAGFLTSQAISSLLFIIMLVSAYLEYQTPGFGVFGFIALSCFAILFFAHYLTGLASYTELVIFVIGVALLVIELIAMPGFGFVGLAGMLAIMASLVLMLVGSGFVMPDITNAVTRLIWSSGIAIVCMLLLARLLPRQKTAGGAPVPSGLILGTELQAGSGDSAAYARDLDLKGRRGEAVTVLRPSGRVKIGGEEYMAQTEGDFIDRGAAIEVIRVDGAHIWVKAAPEGKAA; this is encoded by the coding sequence GTGGTTAACCGGAATCTTCTGAACCCGCTTGGTCTTGTCTGTTTCCTCTGGCTGGCAGCCGTGCTGCCGGGGCTGGCCGAAATGTCGGCTGTAGAACCCCCGGCAACTGATCCGGAATCAGCCGGCCCAGCTGCTATCCAGCTGCCACCGGTGGAAAATCCCCTCTTTCCGCAAGCGGCCCAGTGGACGAAGGTCCGCCAGATCAAGGTTCACGGCGAAATCAGTCTCTCCACATCTGCTTACGTCAAGCGGGCCATTCAGCTCGCCGAGAAAGAGAAGGCCAATGCTTTCCTGATTGACCTGGAGACCTTTGGCGGCCGTGTTGATGCGGCTATCCAGATTCGTGACCTTCTGGTCCGGTCGAAAATCCCCACGGCCGTTTATGTGAATCCACGGGCGATTTCGGCGGGCGCGCTGATTTCGCTGGCCTCTGACCGGATCGTCATGGCCCCCGGCGGCACGATTGGCGCTGCTGCGCCGATCCAGATGGCCCCCGGTGGCGGTGAAGCGAAGCCGGTCGGCGAAAAATACGTAAGCTACTTCCGTCAGGAGATGCGCGCCACGGCCGAACTGAAAGGCCGGAATGGCGATATTGCCGAAGCGATGGTGGACGCCGAAAAGGTGGTTGAAGGCCTCAACGAAAAGGGAAAGCTGGTGACGCTCACCACCGAACAGGCGATCAAGTGGAAGATGGCGGATGCCGTTGCCTCATCGCCCGAGGAGTTTTACCGGCAACTCGGGATGCGGGACGCATCGGTACCAAAAGAGATTGAAACCACATGGAGCGAGGGGCTTGCTGGTTTCCTGACGTCACAGGCCATTTCCAGCCTGTTGTTTATCATCATGCTGGTCAGTGCGTACCTTGAGTACCAGACGCCGGGTTTCGGAGTGTTCGGGTTCATTGCCCTGTCATGCTTCGCCATTCTTTTCTTCGCGCACTATCTCACTGGTCTTGCGTCCTACACCGAACTGGTGATTTTTGTAATCGGTGTGGCGTTACTCGTCATAGAACTGATAGCCATGCCGGGGTTCGGCTTCGTGGGGTTGGCCGGAATGTTGGCGATCATGGCCTCGCTGGTTCTCATGCTGGTGGGCAGCGGTTTCGTCATGCCGGATATCACCAACGCCGTAACGCGCCTGATCTGGTCGTCGGGTATTGCCATTGTGTGTATGCTTCTGCTGGCAAGGCTCCTCCCCCGGCAGAAAACCGCAGGGGGCGCACCGGTTCCATCCGGACTTATCCTGGGAACGGAACTCCAGGCTGGTTCTGGCGATAGTGCGGCCTATGCACGGGACCTAGACCTGAAGGGCCGCCGTGGCGAGGCTGTGACGGTGCTCCGCCCCTCGGGCCGGGTCAAAATCGGCGGAGAGGAATACATGGCGCAGACCGAGGGTGACTTTATCGATCGCGGTGCGGCCATTGAGGTTATCCGGGTGGACGGGGCCCATATCTGGGTGAAAGCGGCCCCGGAAGGGAAAGCGGCATGA